The following coding sequences are from one Desulfofundulus luciae window:
- the uvrC gene encoding excinuclease ABC subunit UvrC: MTPEEKLQHLPDKPGVYLFRDTAGEIIYVGKAVSLKNRVRSYYQSGARQSPKVRALMNRAVDFEYIVTDNEVEALILESNLIKEHRPRYNIYLKDDKSYPYLKVTLGEDFPRVHVTRRVVRDGSRYFGPYTSAGAVHETLDLLRRLFPFRTCKQKLAEGVMPARHRPCLNFHIGRCLAPCSGQVGREEYRAMIREISLFLEGRQDDLIKELTRRMNEAAEKLEFERAARLRDQLQAVRQVLENQKVLSTSKEDRDVVALAQNHDLSLVMVFFVRGGKLIGRDQFLVPGAENTPVEVITAFVKQYYARADFIPGEILLPEIDPQERPAMEEWLSGIRGARVRLVVPRRGEKKQLVDLAAKNALLALQEVEQDQKSRGQGRDACGELARELGLESIPYRIECFDISNTQGEESVASMVVFEEGRPAPDQYRRFKIRTVEGPNDFASLKEVLTRRFTRAREERELVQTGQLSTRQAKFYRLPDLVIVDGGKGQLSAVREVMKELGFAHIPAFGLAKEEELLFAEGRSEPIRLPRDSRALHLLQHLRDEAHRFAVTYHRQLRTRRNLKSLLDEIEGIGPVRRRALLKAFPSLEDMARATVEELAAVPGMNRAAALAVYRFLRG, translated from the coding sequence TCCGGTGCCCGGCAGAGCCCCAAAGTCCGGGCCTTGATGAACCGGGCGGTGGACTTTGAGTATATTGTGACCGACAACGAAGTGGAGGCTCTCATTCTGGAATCAAACCTGATCAAGGAGCATCGCCCCCGCTATAACATCTACCTTAAAGACGATAAAAGTTATCCTTACCTTAAAGTAACCCTGGGGGAGGACTTCCCCCGGGTGCACGTCACCCGCAGGGTGGTCAGGGACGGCTCCCGTTATTTCGGTCCCTACACTTCGGCGGGAGCGGTGCACGAAACCCTGGACCTTTTGCGCCGGCTCTTTCCCTTCCGCACCTGCAAGCAAAAACTGGCTGAGGGTGTGATGCCGGCCAGGCACCGTCCCTGCCTCAACTTTCATATCGGCCGCTGCCTGGCCCCCTGTTCGGGCCAGGTGGGCAGGGAGGAATACCGGGCCATGATCCGGGAGATCAGCCTGTTCCTGGAGGGCCGCCAGGACGACCTGATTAAGGAGCTTACCAGGCGCATGAACGAGGCGGCGGAAAAACTGGAATTTGAGCGGGCGGCCCGCCTCCGGGACCAGCTGCAGGCCGTGCGCCAGGTGCTGGAAAATCAGAAGGTGCTGTCAACCAGTAAGGAAGACCGGGACGTGGTGGCCCTGGCCCAAAATCATGACCTGTCCCTGGTGATGGTTTTCTTTGTGCGGGGCGGCAAGCTCATAGGCCGGGATCAATTCCTGGTGCCCGGTGCGGAAAACACCCCGGTGGAAGTGATCACCGCCTTTGTTAAGCAGTATTATGCCCGCGCCGATTTTATCCCCGGCGAAATTCTCCTTCCGGAAATAGACCCCCAGGAACGCCCGGCGATGGAAGAATGGCTTTCCGGCATCAGGGGGGCCAGGGTGCGCCTGGTGGTGCCCCGCCGGGGAGAAAAGAAACAACTGGTGGACCTGGCGGCCAAAAACGCCCTTCTGGCCCTGCAGGAGGTCGAGCAGGATCAGAAGTCCCGGGGGCAGGGCAGGGATGCCTGCGGGGAGCTGGCCCGGGAACTGGGCCTGGAGAGCATACCTTACCGCATCGAATGTTTTGACATATCCAACACCCAGGGCGAGGAAAGCGTGGCCTCCATGGTGGTTTTTGAGGAGGGGCGGCCGGCGCCCGACCAGTACCGGCGGTTTAAAATCCGCACCGTGGAAGGGCCAAACGACTTTGCCTCCCTGAAGGAAGTGCTCACGCGCCGCTTTACCCGCGCCAGGGAAGAGCGGGAACTGGTCCAGACCGGCCAGTTATCCACCAGGCAGGCCAAATTTTACCGCCTGCCCGACCTGGTCATTGTGGACGGGGGTAAAGGCCAGTTGTCGGCGGTACGGGAGGTCATGAAAGAGCTGGGCTTTGCCCACATCCCGGCCTTTGGCCTGGCCAAGGAGGAAGAATTGCTCTTTGCCGAGGGCCGCTCCGAGCCCATTCGCCTGCCCCGGGATTCCCGGGCCCTGCACCTGTTGCAGCACCTGCGGGATGAGGCCCACCGCTTTGCCGTGACCTACCACCGGCAGCTGCGCACCCGGCGCAACCTCAAGTCCCTTCTGGACGAGATCGAGGGAATCGGTCCCGTGCGCCGCCGGGCCCTGCTGAAAGCCTTCCCTTCACTGGAGGATATGGCCCGGGCTACGGTGGAGGAGCTGGCCGCCGTGCCGGGGATGAACCGGGCGGCCGCCCTGGCCGTTTACCGTTTTTTGCGTGGTTAG
- a CDS encoding Cof-type HAD-IIB family hydrolase, producing the protein MYRLLAVDLDDTLLDKDLRISEDNRRALALARRAGVVVTLATGRMYRATLPFARELEIDAPLITYQGALVKHAVTREVVVHRPVPLACAMDIIARVQSRGYHINIYLDDHLYVERHTDESRLYQSISGVQARAVGPLVPFLKEARQDPTKVLVIAREEKLDELATELRPLYGDNLHITKSKPYFLEFSHPQATKGHALAAVAAAYGFKPGEVIAVGDSYNDLEMIEWAGLGVAVANARPQVKARADYVTASNEDGGVARVVEKFILGYA; encoded by the coding sequence TTGTATCGATTACTGGCTGTAGATCTTGATGATACCCTTTTGGATAAAGACCTGCGCATCAGCGAAGACAACCGGCGGGCCCTGGCCCTGGCCCGGCGTGCCGGCGTGGTGGTTACCCTGGCTACGGGGCGCATGTACCGGGCCACCCTGCCCTTTGCCCGGGAACTGGAGATCGACGCCCCTCTGATTACTTACCAGGGGGCTTTAGTCAAGCACGCCGTCACCCGGGAGGTGGTGGTTCACCGGCCGGTGCCCCTCGCCTGCGCCATGGACATCATTGCCCGGGTCCAGTCCCGTGGTTATCATATCAATATCTACCTGGACGACCACCTTTACGTTGAGCGGCACACTGACGAAAGCAGGCTTTACCAGTCTATCTCCGGGGTCCAGGCCCGGGCAGTGGGACCGCTCGTTCCTTTTTTGAAAGAAGCACGGCAGGATCCCACCAAAGTACTGGTGATTGCCCGGGAAGAGAAACTGGACGAACTGGCCACGGAATTAAGACCCCTGTACGGGGATAACCTTCATATCACCAAGTCCAAGCCTTACTTTCTGGAGTTCTCCCACCCGCAGGCCACCAAGGGGCACGCCCTGGCGGCGGTGGCCGCCGCTTACGGTTTCAAGCCCGGGGAGGTCATTGCCGTGGGGGACAGCTACAACGACCTGGAAATGATTGAGTGGGCCGGCCTGGGAGTTGCGGTGGCCAATGCCCGGCCTCAGGTCAAGGCCCGGGCCGATTACGTTACGGCTTCCAATGAGGATGGCGGCGTGGCCCGGGTGGTGGAGAAATTTATCCTGGGTTATGCCTGA
- a CDS encoding bifunctional phosphoglucose/phosphomannose isomerase encodes MPILDDAQAMYNADTKGMLKALWELPEQCARAWELGMAADVSPMDNLRQVVVTGLGGSAIGGDLLRVYATQRLDVPVVVNRDYVLPKFVGPYTLVFAVSYSGNTEETLSAYVQAREKGARIVVLTTGGKLGELAGNDGVPVITVPGGIAPRSATGYLFIPTLAVLYRMGLLPDLSHEVAECTSLLQSMREKLKPEVPRDSNQAKMLAANFHNRIPVIWGSSGTTEVVAQRWKGQINENAKAPAYWNVFPELNHNELVGFEFPGELLRRLYVVILRDPQDHPRVQKRFAITREIMEGEVAGVVEIMARGSGTLARMYSLVYIGDYASVYLAMLYGVDPGPVRVIDTLKARLAEE; translated from the coding sequence TTGCCCATTCTGGATGATGCACAGGCCATGTATAATGCCGATACGAAGGGAATGCTCAAAGCCCTGTGGGAGTTGCCCGAACAATGTGCCCGGGCCTGGGAGCTGGGTATGGCCGCCGACGTTTCTCCCATGGATAATCTCCGCCAGGTAGTGGTTACCGGTCTCGGAGGTTCGGCCATCGGGGGCGATCTCCTGCGGGTTTATGCCACGCAGCGCCTGGACGTGCCGGTGGTGGTCAACCGGGACTACGTGCTGCCCAAATTTGTCGGACCGTACACCCTGGTTTTCGCCGTCAGTTATTCCGGCAATACCGAGGAAACCTTGAGCGCCTACGTCCAGGCCCGGGAAAAGGGTGCCCGGATTGTAGTTCTAACCACCGGCGGAAAGTTAGGAGAACTGGCCGGAAACGACGGCGTGCCGGTGATTACCGTGCCCGGCGGCATTGCCCCCCGTTCGGCAACGGGATACCTCTTTATTCCCACCCTGGCCGTGCTTTACCGGATGGGCCTGTTGCCGGACCTCAGCCATGAGGTGGCCGAGTGCACCTCCCTGTTGCAATCCATGCGGGAGAAGCTCAAGCCGGAAGTTCCCCGGGATTCCAACCAGGCCAAGATGCTGGCGGCCAATTTCCATAACCGCATTCCGGTAATCTGGGGTTCCAGCGGGACCACGGAAGTGGTGGCCCAGCGCTGGAAGGGGCAGATCAATGAAAATGCCAAGGCCCCTGCTTACTGGAACGTATTTCCGGAGCTGAACCATAACGAGCTGGTTGGCTTTGAGTTTCCCGGTGAACTCCTGCGCCGGCTTTATGTGGTTATTTTGCGGGATCCCCAGGATCACCCGCGGGTGCAGAAACGTTTTGCCATCACCCGCGAAATCATGGAAGGTGAGGTGGCCGGTGTTGTCGAAATTATGGCCCGGGGCAGCGGCACCCTGGCCCGCATGTACTCGCTGGTTTATATCGGAGACTATGCCAGCGTGTACCTGGCCATGCTGTACGGCGTGGACCCCGGCCCGGTCAGGGTGATCGACACGCTCAAAGCCCGCCTGGCGGAGGAGTGA
- a CDS encoding ROK family protein, whose translation MPEEVGVVRGIVVGVDLGGTKIYTALAEQSGRVLAEVMVPTRPWEGAGAVIGRIVETVDQVLKQAGEQGPPLALGIGSPGPLNAATGVVYQAPNLGWHDVPLKEHLEERLCIPVAVDNDANLAALGEYVYGAGRGEEEMVYITVSTGIGGGLVLRGRLYHGAGYGAGEIGHMTIDPGGPRCGCGNYGCLEAMASGTAMAREARRLVESGGGRAILEAAGGDVDAITAREVARAAAAGDAEARQIIINAGRALGIGVANVINLLNPALVVLGGGAMQVGPLLWETMEEEVSRRAWAPALKRVRLVPAELGGRSGLMGAVALALQKARGEKPPNPVV comes from the coding sequence ATGCCTGAAGAGGTGGGGGTAGTGAGGGGAATTGTTGTCGGCGTTGATCTGGGTGGTACGAAAATTTATACCGCCCTGGCCGAGCAGAGCGGCCGCGTGCTGGCCGAAGTCATGGTTCCCACCCGGCCCTGGGAGGGAGCAGGGGCAGTGATCGGGCGGATTGTGGAAACGGTGGACCAGGTATTAAAACAGGCCGGGGAGCAAGGGCCGCCCCTGGCCCTGGGGATCGGCTCTCCCGGTCCCTTAAATGCCGCCACCGGGGTGGTCTACCAGGCACCAAATTTGGGCTGGCACGATGTTCCCCTGAAAGAACATCTGGAGGAGCGGCTTTGTATTCCCGTGGCGGTGGACAACGATGCCAACCTGGCCGCTTTAGGGGAATACGTCTACGGGGCCGGGCGCGGTGAGGAGGAGATGGTCTACATCACCGTCAGCACTGGCATCGGGGGCGGCCTGGTCCTGCGGGGGCGGCTGTACCATGGCGCCGGCTACGGGGCCGGGGAAATCGGCCACATGACCATAGACCCCGGCGGCCCCCGGTGTGGCTGCGGCAATTACGGCTGCCTGGAGGCCATGGCTTCCGGGACGGCCATGGCCCGGGAGGCCCGCCGCCTGGTGGAGTCCGGCGGGGGCAGGGCCATCCTGGAGGCGGCGGGAGGAGATGTGGACGCCATCACCGCCCGGGAGGTGGCCCGGGCGGCCGCTGCGGGTGATGCCGAGGCCCGGCAAATAATCATCAACGCCGGCCGGGCCCTCGGTATCGGGGTGGCCAACGTCATCAACCTGTTAAATCCGGCCCTGGTGGTGCTGGGGGGCGGGGCCATGCAGGTGGGACCCCTCTTGTGGGAAACCATGGAAGAGGAAGTGTCCCGGCGCGCCTGGGCCCCTGCCCTCAAGCGGGTGCGGCTGGTGCCGGCAGAACTGGGCGGGCGGTCCGGTTTAATGGGGGCGGTGGCCCTGGCCCTTCAGAAGGCGCGGGGGGAAAAACCTCCCAACCCCGTGGTATAA
- a CDS encoding amylo-alpha-1,6-glucosidase, with amino-acid sequence MRFGKGEWRNFERGIEKEWLVTNGLGGYASSTIIGVNTRKYHGLLVASLSPPVRRNLLLAKLDERLETPRCTYNLATNHTGGGVTEFGFVHLQQVLFNPFPTFILSFGDITLQKQIFMIYGENSTVILYRIHNGANPAVLRLTPLVNCRDFHWTTRKGQINFSREEIPFGVAVKAVPRIPALRLVCSEGKFNGRDDWFYDMFYVEEQRRGLEAREDHFIPGDFTIPLEPGETKTITFIATLEEVFTLDGKALLELEIRRLQELVKRAGYRSVLARQLVQAADSFIVYRRSTGAKSIIAGYHWFNDWGRDTMIALPGLTLVTRRYDDARDILVTYARYCRDGLLPNMFTDAGREPLYNTVDASLWYFWAVWKYLQYTRDHAFIRREIYPVLKEIAHHYIKGTHFNIKVDEDGLLAAGSPELQLTWMDARVDQWVVTPRHGKAVEINALWYNALCVLRELAVRYGDTFPYQDLLEKHRESFLREFWFEEGGYLYDVVGEQGKDASLRPNQVIALSLPFTIVDAGRGRRVLTRVWQELYATYGLRTLSPSDPRYRGVYSGDRWQRDGAYHQGTVWSWLIGPFVTAWRQVHHYSTASRLQAARFLVPFQDQLRDHGVGYISEIFDGNEPIVPRGCIAQAWGVAEVLRAYVEDVLEIRPQI; translated from the coding sequence TTGCGCTTTGGCAAAGGGGAATGGCGCAACTTTGAGCGGGGTATTGAAAAGGAATGGCTGGTCACCAACGGTCTTGGTGGTTATGCCTCCTCCACCATTATCGGTGTCAATACCCGCAAATACCACGGCCTGCTCGTGGCTTCCCTTTCCCCGCCGGTACGGCGCAATCTGCTTTTAGCCAAACTGGATGAACGCCTGGAAACCCCCCGGTGCACGTACAACCTGGCCACCAACCACACCGGGGGGGGTGTGACGGAGTTCGGATTTGTCCACCTGCAGCAGGTACTGTTTAATCCCTTTCCCACCTTTATTTTGTCTTTTGGCGACATCACCCTGCAGAAACAGATTTTTATGATCTACGGTGAAAACAGCACCGTCATCCTTTACCGCATTCACAACGGTGCGAACCCCGCCGTCCTGCGCTTGACCCCCCTGGTTAACTGCCGGGACTTCCACTGGACCACCCGGAAGGGGCAGATTAACTTTTCCCGGGAAGAAATTCCTTTCGGGGTGGCGGTAAAGGCAGTCCCACGGATTCCCGCCCTGCGCCTGGTTTGCAGTGAAGGTAAATTCAACGGCCGCGATGATTGGTTTTACGATATGTTTTACGTGGAAGAACAAAGGCGGGGTTTGGAAGCCCGGGAGGACCATTTTATACCCGGGGATTTTACCATTCCCCTTGAACCGGGGGAGACAAAAACCATAACTTTTATTGCCACCCTGGAGGAAGTTTTTACCCTCGATGGGAAAGCCCTTTTGGAACTGGAAATTCGCCGCCTGCAGGAACTGGTGAAAAGGGCCGGGTACCGGAGCGTTTTAGCCCGCCAGCTGGTGCAGGCCGCCGACAGCTTTATTGTCTACCGCCGGTCCACGGGCGCGAAAAGTATCATCGCCGGTTATCACTGGTTCAACGACTGGGGAAGGGACACCATGATTGCCCTGCCCGGGTTGACCCTGGTTACCCGCCGTTATGATGACGCCCGGGACATCCTGGTTACCTATGCCCGCTACTGCAGGGACGGGCTCCTGCCCAACATGTTTACCGATGCCGGCAGGGAGCCCCTTTACAACACGGTGGATGCCTCTCTGTGGTATTTCTGGGCGGTCTGGAAGTACCTGCAGTATACCCGGGACCATGCCTTTATCCGCCGGGAGATCTATCCGGTTCTGAAAGAAATTGCCCATCACTATATCAAAGGTACTCACTTTAACATTAAAGTGGATGAAGATGGGCTGCTGGCGGCAGGCTCTCCGGAGCTGCAGCTGACCTGGATGGATGCCAGGGTGGATCAATGGGTGGTCACGCCCCGCCACGGTAAGGCGGTGGAAATCAACGCCCTCTGGTATAATGCGCTGTGCGTATTGCGGGAACTGGCTGTCCGGTACGGGGATACTTTTCCCTACCAGGACCTGCTGGAAAAGCACAGGGAAAGTTTTTTGCGGGAATTCTGGTTTGAGGAGGGTGGATATCTCTACGATGTGGTCGGTGAGCAGGGGAAGGACGCTTCCCTGCGCCCCAACCAGGTTATTGCCTTAAGCCTGCCCTTCACCATAGTTGATGCCGGTAGGGGGCGAAGGGTGCTGACCCGTGTCTGGCAGGAACTATACGCTACCTACGGGCTGCGCACCTTATCCCCCAGCGACCCCCGGTACCGGGGGGTTTATAGCGGCGACCGGTGGCAGCGGGACGGTGCCTACCATCAGGGGACGGTCTGGAGCTGGTTGATCGGGCCATTTGTTACGGCCTGGCGCCAGGTACACCATTACTCCACGGCCAGCCGGTTGCAGGCGGCACGTTTTCTTGTTCCTTTCCAGGACCAGCTGCGCGACCACGGGGTGGGCTATATCTCCGAAATCTTTGACGGCAACGAGCCCATTGTCCCCCGGGGGTGTATTGCCCAAGCCTGGGGTGTGGCGGAAGTGCTCCGGGCCTATGTGGAGGACGTGCTGGAAATCAGACCGCAAATTTAA